A region from the Hyalangium ruber genome encodes:
- a CDS encoding YdeI/OmpD-associated family protein, with translation MAPVQVRAEKVREFKDAESFYKWLGKHHDKEDELWIKIHKVDSGLRSITPKEAIDVVLCWGWIDGVRKGFDDKSFLQRYTPRGKKSIWSQINVDNVARLIKEGRMTPHGLEAVDAAKADGRWDRAYGSGKDMKIPDDLQAAIDAKPKAKTMFEKLSAQNRFALAFRIHNLKTEAGRKKKIETLVAMLERGETIYPQRKK, from the coding sequence ATGGCACCCGTCCAGGTTCGGGCTGAAAAGGTCCGTGAGTTCAAGGATGCCGAGAGCTTCTACAAGTGGCTCGGCAAGCACCACGACAAGGAAGACGAGCTCTGGATCAAGATTCACAAAGTGGATTCAGGGCTCCGATCGATCACCCCCAAGGAGGCCATTGACGTGGTGCTCTGTTGGGGCTGGATCGACGGGGTGCGCAAGGGGTTCGACGACAAGAGCTTTCTGCAACGGTATACGCCGCGCGGAAAGAAGAGCATCTGGAGCCAGATCAACGTCGACAACGTCGCCCGACTCATCAAGGAAGGCCGGATGACCCCGCACGGGCTCGAGGCCGTCGATGCCGCCAAGGCTGACGGCCGTTGGGATCGCGCCTACGGAAGCGGCAAGGACATGAAGATCCCCGACGATCTTCAAGCCGCGATCGATGCCAAGCCCAAAGCGAAGACCATGTTCGAAAAGCTCAGCGCGCAGAACCGGTTCGCCCTGGCCTTCCGGATCCACAACCTGAAGACCGAAGCCGGGCGGAAGAAGAAGATCGAGACCCTGGTCGCGATGCTCGAGCGCGGCGAGACGATCTACCCACAGCGCAAGAAATGA
- a CDS encoding TIGR01777 family oxidoreductase has protein sequence MKIVIPGGTGQVGTLLARAFLAQGHDVVILSRSGKGEARTVHWDGRTLGAWALELDGADAVINLAGRSVNCRYTQENLRAMKDSRVDSTRVVGQAIAQAQRPPRVWLQMSTATVYAHRFEAPNDEATGQLGGDEPDAPSYWRVSVDIAKAWEEAQREANTPHTRKVALRTAMVMSPDRDGIFDVLLGLTRRRLGGAAAGGRQFVSWIHDRDFVRAVQFLLEHEEFEGPVNLVSPNPLPQRDFMAELRAAAGVGLGLPATKWMLEIGAFFMRTDTELLLKSRRVVPGRLHAAGFTFEFPEWPQAVRDLVSRWQTTAGSEGTTARTERKAD, from the coding sequence ATGAAGATCGTGATTCCTGGAGGCACAGGGCAGGTGGGCACCTTGCTCGCCCGCGCGTTTCTCGCGCAGGGACATGACGTCGTCATTCTCAGCCGGAGCGGCAAGGGAGAGGCGCGCACCGTGCATTGGGACGGCCGCACTCTCGGCGCGTGGGCCCTGGAGTTGGACGGAGCCGACGCCGTCATCAACCTGGCCGGGAGGAGCGTGAACTGCCGCTATACACAGGAGAACCTGCGGGCGATGAAGGACTCACGCGTGGACTCGACGCGCGTGGTGGGCCAGGCCATCGCTCAGGCTCAGCGCCCGCCCCGGGTGTGGCTGCAGATGAGCACGGCGACCGTCTACGCGCACCGCTTCGAAGCCCCGAACGACGAGGCGACGGGCCAGCTCGGCGGCGACGAACCAGATGCTCCCAGTTACTGGCGGGTGAGCGTCGACATCGCGAAAGCCTGGGAAGAGGCGCAGCGAGAGGCAAACACCCCGCACACACGCAAGGTCGCGCTCCGCACCGCGATGGTGATGAGCCCGGACCGGGATGGCATCTTCGACGTGCTCCTGGGGCTCACACGCCGGCGGCTGGGGGGCGCGGCGGCCGGTGGTCGCCAGTTCGTCTCCTGGATCCACGACCGCGACTTCGTCCGCGCCGTCCAGTTCCTGCTGGAGCACGAGGAATTCGAGGGACCGGTCAACCTGGTCTCGCCGAATCCCCTTCCCCAGCGCGACTTCATGGCGGAGCTTCGTGCAGCGGCGGGAGTGGGGCTCGGGCTGCCCGCGACGAAGTGGATGTTGGAGATCGGCGCCTTCTTCATGCGAACGGATACGGAGCTGCTATTGAAGAGTCGCCGTGTGGTTCCTGGCCGCCTGCATGCAGCGGGTTTCACGTTCGAGTTTCCCGAATGGCCTCAGGCAGTTCGGGACCTCGTCAGTCGCTGGCAAACCACCGCTGGTTCAGAAGGTACGACGGCCCGCACAGAGCGAAAGGCAGACTGA
- a CDS encoding Ca2+-dependent phosphoinositide-specific phospholipase C encodes MTLRAPLLLALLASFALVPSAHAQPAYNELRQKSSHNSYQRHEAVLDQLVYHRIRSLEFDIHTGKSGWSKTAGNWFVYHDDNEPETTCHRLSDCLEELRAFHLANPNHEVVTVWVDLKDPFETGRLPQDLDARITTHLPSAWLFKPSDVMAACPGVSSLQAALTGACTWPTHTALRGRFVFVLTGGDVSSSTSKLNTYVSNGTTATSRVAFIAPDLKSTSGIGTRQYAVFFNMENTYAPLSTDVHLANFIGRVWGVNDTTSWSRAVSLNTHHVATDKVSYHMDPWAVTHNGLGWPFQCLEGWPCASNQEAVDSLGVEVDSGDIWSSSDSFLFAHESNSAVTTTTWTASVSTPNSHVDEWAKGCLMVRAGTTATARYFAICRAADNHKLRVQYRTSTSGASTAAEVDILPADTVDQESLTFLRLTVQYDGAQTCASGYGSQNGSTWKLIASQCFSGLLANQGLAVSSHGSGKVKLLFGNVKRDTTLYRAASFPNKTAIGGASSWRVFDGFF; translated from the coding sequence ATGACGCTTCGCGCCCCCCTGCTGCTCGCGCTGCTGGCATCGTTCGCGCTCGTCCCCTCCGCCCACGCCCAACCCGCCTACAACGAGCTGCGCCAGAAGTCGTCCCACAACTCGTACCAGCGCCATGAGGCGGTGCTCGACCAGCTCGTCTACCACCGCATCCGCTCGCTCGAGTTCGACATCCACACCGGCAAGAGCGGCTGGTCCAAGACAGCGGGCAACTGGTTCGTCTACCACGACGACAACGAGCCGGAGACCACCTGCCACCGGCTCTCGGACTGCCTGGAGGAACTGCGCGCCTTCCACCTCGCCAACCCGAACCACGAGGTGGTGACGGTGTGGGTGGATCTCAAGGACCCCTTCGAGACGGGGCGCCTGCCTCAGGACCTGGATGCGCGCATCACCACGCACCTGCCGTCCGCGTGGCTCTTCAAGCCCTCGGACGTGATGGCGGCGTGCCCGGGAGTCAGCAGCCTGCAGGCGGCGCTGACGGGCGCCTGCACCTGGCCCACCCACACGGCGCTGCGGGGCCGCTTCGTCTTCGTCCTCACCGGTGGGGACGTCTCCTCGTCCACGAGCAAGCTCAACACCTATGTCTCCAACGGCACGACGGCCACCAGCCGCGTGGCCTTCATCGCTCCGGATCTGAAGAGCACCTCGGGCATTGGCACTCGGCAGTACGCCGTCTTCTTCAACATGGAGAATACCTACGCTCCCCTGTCCACGGACGTCCACCTGGCCAACTTCATTGGCCGGGTGTGGGGAGTGAATGACACGACGTCCTGGAGCCGGGCGGTCTCGCTCAACACCCACCACGTGGCCACGGACAAGGTGAGCTACCACATGGATCCGTGGGCGGTGACGCACAATGGCCTGGGCTGGCCCTTCCAGTGCCTGGAGGGCTGGCCCTGCGCGAGCAACCAGGAGGCGGTGGACAGCTTGGGCGTCGAGGTGGACTCGGGTGACATCTGGTCCTCGAGCGACAGCTTCCTGTTCGCGCACGAGAGCAACAGCGCGGTGACCACGACGACGTGGACGGCCTCGGTGTCGACGCCCAACAGCCACGTGGATGAGTGGGCCAAGGGGTGCCTGATGGTGCGAGCGGGCACCACGGCCACGGCGCGCTACTTCGCCATCTGCCGAGCGGCGGACAACCACAAGCTGCGCGTCCAGTACCGCACCAGCACGAGTGGCGCCTCGACCGCGGCGGAGGTGGACATTCTCCCGGCGGACACGGTGGACCAGGAGAGCCTCACCTTCCTGCGCCTCACGGTGCAGTACGACGGGGCGCAGACGTGCGCCTCGGGGTATGGCTCGCAGAACGGCTCGACGTGGAAGCTCATCGCCAGCCAGTGCTTCTCAGGACTGCTGGCGAACCAGGGGCTCGCGGTGAGCTCGCACGGAAGCGGCAAGGTGAAGCTGCTGTTCGGCAACGTGAAGCGCGACACCACGCTGTACCGGGCGGCCTCCTTCCCGAATAAGACGGCTATCGGCGGGGCGAGTTCCTGGCGAGTATTCGACGGGTTCTTCTAA
- the dnaB gene encoding replicative DNA helicase: protein MTNVLDGREGRRVHEDLAAERAVLGAVLADNTLIASVAEAVHPDDFASPAHSAIFAAMLKLDSTQRQVDHLTLAEELKLAGHLATVGGPAYLMALDQGVPLAHNAVQYANIVKDQALRRRLVAVGREIVEMASQETGDVEVILDESERRLFNLAEKRREGDLRAVSELMEQTLTLLDKMKASASGVTGLSTGFVDLDMQLTGLHAGELIILAARPGIGKTSLVMNIAMHAALNKEDPKAVAIFSLEMPADQLLMRLLASSARVDMKKLRGGRLTANDEEKFQEMAGELYNAPIYIDDSGGLSPFDLRAKARRLKQKDPRLSLIVIDYLQLMHQKGKVESRQLEVSEISRSLKQLAKELEVPVIALSQLNRKVEERKGGQPMLSDLRESGSIEQDADVVMFIHREEPEEGEGGGEQRASSVIPVELIIAKQRNGPVGSVPLVFLSEFTRFESRARGDFQ from the coding sequence ATGACGAACGTCCTCGATGGTCGTGAAGGCCGGCGGGTCCACGAGGATCTCGCCGCGGAGCGCGCGGTGCTCGGCGCGGTGCTGGCCGACAACACGCTGATCGCCAGCGTGGCGGAGGCCGTCCACCCGGACGACTTCGCCAGCCCGGCCCACTCGGCCATCTTCGCCGCGATGCTCAAGCTGGACTCCACCCAGCGCCAGGTGGACCACCTGACGCTCGCGGAGGAGCTGAAGCTGGCGGGGCACCTGGCCACGGTGGGCGGTCCGGCCTACCTGATGGCCCTGGACCAGGGCGTGCCCCTGGCGCACAACGCCGTCCAGTACGCCAACATCGTCAAGGATCAGGCGCTGCGGCGGCGGCTGGTGGCGGTGGGCCGCGAAATCGTGGAGATGGCCAGCCAGGAGACGGGCGACGTCGAGGTCATCCTCGATGAGTCCGAGCGCCGGCTGTTCAACCTGGCCGAGAAGCGCCGCGAGGGAGACCTTCGGGCCGTCAGCGAGCTGATGGAGCAGACGCTGACTCTGCTCGACAAGATGAAGGCCTCGGCCTCGGGCGTGACGGGCCTGTCCACCGGCTTCGTGGACCTGGACATGCAGCTGACGGGTCTGCACGCCGGCGAGCTCATCATCCTGGCGGCGCGCCCGGGTATCGGAAAGACGTCGCTGGTGATGAACATCGCCATGCACGCGGCCCTCAACAAAGAGGACCCCAAGGCGGTGGCCATCTTCAGCCTGGAAATGCCCGCCGACCAGCTGCTGATGCGTCTGCTGGCCTCGAGCGCGCGCGTGGACATGAAGAAGCTGCGCGGCGGCCGGCTCACGGCGAACGACGAGGAGAAATTCCAGGAGATGGCCGGCGAGCTCTACAACGCCCCCATCTACATCGACGACTCTGGCGGCCTGTCGCCCTTCGACCTGCGCGCCAAGGCGCGGCGGCTCAAGCAGAAGGATCCCCGGCTGTCGCTGATCGTCATCGACTACCTCCAGCTGATGCACCAGAAGGGCAAGGTGGAGAGCCGCCAGTTGGAGGTGAGCGAGATCTCCCGCAGCCTCAAGCAGCTGGCCAAGGAGTTGGAGGTGCCGGTGATCGCCCTCAGCCAGCTCAACCGTAAGGTGGAGGAGCGCAAGGGCGGCCAGCCCATGCTCAGCGACCTGCGTGAGTCGGGCTCCATCGAGCAGGACGCGGACGTGGTGATGTTCATCCACCGCGAGGAGCCAGAGGAAGGCGAAGGGGGCGGTGAGCAGCGCGCGAGCTCCGTCATCCCCGTGGAGCTGATCATCGCCAAGCAGCGTAACGGCCCCGTCGGCTCGGTCCCGCTGGTGTTCCTCTCGGAGTTCACTCGCTTCGAGAGCCGCGCCCGGGGCGACTTCCAGTAG
- the rplI gene encoding 50S ribosomal protein L9 produces the protein MKVILREDIDGLGKSGELVTVKDGFGRNYLLPRKKAVLANEQNIRQLEHEKGVISARNAKLKGAAEETAKKLGSIKVTIKRKVGEQDKLFGSVTALDIAEALASQGQQVDRRGLHLPEPIKTVGTHEVELRLHRDVAAKIKVDVVAE, from the coding sequence ATGAAGGTCATTCTTCGTGAGGACATCGACGGTCTCGGCAAGTCCGGCGAGCTCGTCACCGTCAAGGACGGCTTCGGCCGCAACTACCTGCTTCCGCGCAAGAAGGCGGTGCTCGCCAACGAGCAGAACATCCGCCAGCTCGAGCACGAGAAGGGCGTCATCTCCGCGCGCAACGCCAAGCTGAAGGGCGCCGCCGAGGAGACCGCCAAGAAGCTGGGCTCCATCAAGGTCACCATCAAGCGCAAGGTCGGCGAGCAGGACAAGCTGTTCGGCTCCGTCACCGCGCTGGACATCGCCGAGGCGCTGGCCTCCCAGGGCCAGCAGGTGGATCGTCGCGGTCTGCACCTGCCCGAGCCCATCAAGACGGTGGGCACGCACGAGGTGGAGCTGCGCCTGCACCGCGATGTGGCTGCCAAGATCAAGGTCGACGTCGTCGCCGAGTAG
- the rpsR gene encoding 30S ribosomal protein S18, which produces MNGTDNKTAPSGGARSAGGFGGGGGGGGRGGFGGGDRGDRGGDRDRGGDRGDRGMGGDDDKRGGRGFGRKKVCRFCAERNTKVDFKDQATLKYFVTERGKIIPRRISGNCAKHQREVAVAIKRARGLALLPYNAMVG; this is translated from the coding sequence ATGAACGGTACGGATAACAAGACGGCTCCCTCGGGAGGCGCGCGCTCCGCGGGTGGTTTCGGTGGTGGTGGCGGCGGCGGTGGTCGCGGTGGCTTCGGCGGTGGTGATCGCGGCGATCGCGGTGGCGATCGGGACCGCGGTGGCGACCGGGGCGATCGCGGCATGGGCGGCGACGACGACAAGCGCGGCGGGCGCGGCTTTGGCCGCAAGAAGGTCTGCCGCTTCTGCGCCGAGCGCAACACCAAGGTGGACTTCAAGGATCAGGCGACCCTGAAGTACTTCGTCACGGAGCGCGGCAAGATCATCCCCCGCCGCATCTCCGGCAACTGCGCCAAGCACCAGCGCGAGGTGGCGGTGGCCATCAAGCGCGCCCGCGGCCTGGCGCTCCTCCCCTACAACGCGATGGTGGGCTAG
- the rpsF gene encoding 30S ribosomal protein S6: MAETQAAARLREYETIFLVKPDLTDDNVDRIKERVRGIVSREGGKVIRFTVWGKKKTLYPIAKQPRAIYVHTHFLGDSKLVAEVERNLRNLDEVTRYLSVKIADEVDPESRPVLEDVKMAGDVEETRPGASAERESGGFRGEASDEGGDTEEETAEEA; the protein is encoded by the coding sequence ATGGCTGAGACACAGGCCGCGGCGCGGCTTCGTGAGTACGAGACCATCTTCCTGGTCAAGCCGGACCTCACCGACGACAACGTGGACCGCATCAAGGAGCGCGTCCGCGGCATCGTCAGCCGTGAGGGTGGCAAGGTGATTCGCTTCACGGTGTGGGGCAAGAAGAAGACGCTCTACCCCATCGCCAAGCAGCCCCGCGCCATCTACGTGCATACCCACTTCCTGGGTGACTCGAAGCTGGTGGCCGAGGTGGAGCGCAACCTGCGCAACCTCGACGAGGTGACGCGCTACCTGTCCGTGAAGATCGCGGACGAGGTGGACCCCGAGTCCCGTCCGGTGCTCGAGGACGTGAAGATGGCCGGCGACGTCGAGGAGACGCGTCCGGGGGCGAGCGCCGAGCGCGAGTCCGGTGGCTTCCGTGGCGAGGCTTCCGACGAGGGCGGCGACACCGAGGAGGAGACCGCCGAGGAGGCCTAA
- the pth gene encoding aminoacyl-tRNA hydrolase, translated as MKLICGLGNPGREYERHRHNIGFMVVEALLSRARAELNQEKFQARVGQGTLGSERILFVEPQTYMNLSGRSLAEAARFYKVAVEDILVIHDELDLPFGRLQLKAGGGTGGHNGLKSSVQSLGADSFIRLRFGIGKPEGPNAKERVAGYVLSNFDDGERRQLEEHIGRASDMAEVWAREGLATAMNRFNRRA; from the coding sequence ATGAAGCTGATCTGCGGGCTGGGCAATCCCGGGCGCGAGTACGAGCGCCACCGGCACAACATCGGGTTCATGGTGGTGGAGGCGCTGCTGTCGCGGGCGCGGGCGGAGCTGAACCAGGAGAAGTTCCAGGCGCGGGTGGGCCAGGGCACGCTGGGCAGCGAGCGCATCCTCTTCGTGGAGCCGCAGACGTACATGAACCTGTCGGGCCGCTCGCTGGCGGAGGCGGCGCGCTTCTACAAGGTGGCGGTGGAGGACATTCTCGTCATCCACGACGAGCTGGACCTGCCCTTCGGGCGGCTGCAGCTCAAGGCGGGCGGAGGCACGGGCGGGCACAACGGGCTGAAGAGCTCGGTGCAGAGCCTGGGCGCGGACAGCTTCATCCGGCTGCGCTTCGGCATCGGCAAGCCGGAAGGGCCCAATGCCAAGGAGCGCGTGGCGGGCTACGTGCTCTCCAACTTCGACGACGGCGAGCGGCGTCAGCTCGAGGAGCACATCGGCCGGGCCTCGGACATGGCGGAGGTCTGGGCCCGCGAAGGGCTGGCCACGGCGATGAACCGCTTCAACCGCCGGGCCTGA
- a CDS encoding 50S ribosomal protein L25/general stress protein Ctc → MAVDKSTLEVKGREGAGKGAARKLRGQGLVPAVVYGKHLKAPVHIAVEPKSVRQSINTPHKLNTLITLKLDGASHQVLLKDFQMDPVTREILHADFIAVKDDEKVKVNVPLVLTGKAIGVADGGLLTQARRELEVWALPQAIPEKIEADVTHLKIATALHINDIKLPEGVSVKTNVNYTLAVLSAPEREDAGVAAAAAAAAAAAPAAGAAAPAAGKAGEAKAGDAKAGDAKAAAGQAKAPAKK, encoded by the coding sequence ATGGCAGTCGACAAGAGCACCCTGGAAGTGAAGGGCCGTGAAGGCGCGGGCAAGGGCGCGGCGCGCAAGCTGCGTGGCCAGGGCCTGGTCCCGGCGGTGGTGTACGGCAAGCACCTGAAGGCGCCGGTCCACATCGCGGTGGAGCCGAAGTCCGTGCGGCAGTCCATCAACACCCCGCACAAGCTCAACACCCTCATCACCCTGAAGCTGGATGGCGCCTCGCACCAGGTGCTGCTGAAGGACTTCCAGATGGACCCGGTGACGCGTGAGATCCTCCACGCGGACTTCATCGCGGTGAAGGACGACGAGAAGGTCAAGGTGAACGTGCCGCTGGTGCTCACGGGCAAGGCCATCGGCGTGGCCGACGGCGGTCTGCTCACCCAGGCTCGCCGCGAGCTCGAGGTCTGGGCGCTGCCGCAGGCCATCCCGGAGAAGATCGAGGCGGACGTCACCCACCTGAAGATCGCCACGGCGCTCCACATCAACGACATCAAGCTCCCCGAGGGCGTGTCGGTGAAGACGAACGTCAACTACACGCTGGCGGTGCTCAGCGCGCCCGAGCGCGAGGACGCGGGCGTGGCGGCTGCTGCGGCTGCTGCGGCGGCGGCAGCTCCGGCGGCGGGCGCTGCGGCTCCTGCGGCGGGCAAGGCGGGCGAGGCCAAGGCGGGCGACGCCAAGGCGGGCGATGCCAAGGCGGCCGCGGGCCAGGCCAAGGCCCCGGCGAAGAAGTAG
- a CDS encoding ribose-phosphate pyrophosphokinase — MQHARDFKVFTGSSNPGLAHRICDYLKRPLGKAQVGRFSDGEIQVEIGENVRGHDVFIIQSTCPPANDHLMELLIFCDALKRASASSINAVIPYYGYARQDRKVAPRTPITAKLIADLLEVAGATRVVSMDMHAGQIQGFFNIPSDHLYGSPVFLEDLRKRFPDTQDLVIVSPDAGGVERARAYSKRLNTGLAIIDKRRPRANASEVMNLIGDVKGKDTVLVDDMVDTAGTLAQAAAALMDKGARRVVAYAVHPILSGPALQRIQDSVLEEVVFTDTVPLSPAAQANGKIRVLTTERLFGEAIARIHRADSLSSLFV; from the coding sequence ATGCAGCACGCGCGCGACTTCAAGGTGTTCACGGGCAGCTCCAACCCGGGGCTGGCCCATCGGATCTGCGACTACCTCAAGCGTCCCCTGGGCAAAGCCCAGGTGGGCCGGTTCTCGGATGGAGAGATCCAGGTCGAGATCGGCGAGAACGTGCGCGGGCACGATGTCTTCATCATCCAGTCCACGTGCCCGCCGGCGAATGATCACCTGATGGAGCTGCTGATCTTCTGCGACGCGCTCAAGCGGGCGAGCGCCAGCTCGATCAACGCGGTCATCCCCTATTACGGGTACGCGCGGCAGGACCGGAAGGTGGCCCCGCGCACGCCCATCACCGCCAAGCTGATCGCGGATCTGCTGGAGGTGGCGGGGGCCACGCGCGTGGTGTCCATGGATATGCACGCCGGGCAGATCCAGGGCTTCTTCAACATCCCCTCGGATCACCTCTACGGCTCGCCGGTGTTCCTGGAGGATCTGCGCAAGCGCTTCCCGGACACGCAGGACTTGGTAATCGTCTCGCCGGACGCGGGCGGTGTCGAGCGCGCGCGCGCCTACTCCAAGCGGCTCAACACGGGGCTGGCCATCATCGACAAGCGGCGCCCGCGGGCCAACGCCTCCGAGGTGATGAACCTCATCGGCGACGTGAAGGGCAAGGACACCGTGCTGGTGGACGACATGGTCGACACCGCCGGCACGCTGGCCCAGGCGGCCGCGGCGCTGATGGACAAGGGCGCGCGCCGGGTGGTGGCCTACGCGGTCCACCCCATCCTCTCCGGGCCGGCGCTCCAGCGCATCCAGGACTCGGTGCTGGAAGAGGTGGTGTTCACCGACACGGTGCCCCTGTCGCCCGCCGCGCAGGCGAACGGGAAGATCCGGGTGCTGACCACCGAGCGGCTCTTTGGCGAGGCGATCGCCCGCATTCACCGAGCCGATTCGCTCAGCTCGCTGTTCGTCTAG
- the spoVG gene encoding septation regulator SpoVG, translated as MNITDVRVFPVEEDKLKAYVTITLDHCFVIRDLKVIHGASGLFIAMPAKKRKDGTYKDIAHPLNADTRSEMERVILSEYERHMSTGHVMSNTLMAAEAD; from the coding sequence ATGAACATCACCGACGTCAGGGTGTTTCCGGTCGAAGAGGATAAGCTCAAAGCCTACGTGACCATCACCCTGGATCACTGTTTCGTCATCCGCGATCTCAAGGTTATCCATGGTGCGTCCGGGCTCTTCATCGCCATGCCGGCGAAGAAGCGCAAGGACGGTACCTACAAGGACATCGCTCACCCGCTGAACGCGGACACGCGCAGCGAGATGGAGCGGGTCATCCTCTCGGAGTACGAGCGACACATGTCCACCGGACATGTCATGTCGAATACCTTGATGGCCGCCGAGGCCGACTAA
- a CDS encoding DUF5658 family protein, with protein sequence MSPASVALLVLNLLDGLFTLTFLQMDVAEELNPLMRAAYEFSPLLFMVAKLIIVNAGMTLLCLHRGMRASRLAIRAGALIYAVINVYHLAFLAHLLRQWPHLV encoded by the coding sequence ATGTCTCCAGCATCCGTGGCCCTGCTGGTACTCAACCTGCTGGATGGGCTCTTTACGCTCACTTTCCTGCAGATGGACGTGGCCGAGGAGCTCAACCCGCTGATGCGGGCAGCCTACGAGTTCTCGCCGCTGCTCTTCATGGTGGCCAAGCTCATCATCGTCAACGCGGGGATGACGCTCCTGTGCCTGCACCGGGGAATGCGCGCCAGCCGCCTGGCCATCCGCGCCGGCGCCCTCATCTACGCGGTCATCAATGTGTACCACCTGGCGTTTCTGGCCCACTTGCTGCGGCAGTGGCCCCACCTCGTCTGA
- a CDS encoding thymidine kinase produces the protein MHQFPKDIGWIEVICGSMFSGKTEELIRRVKRAVYGKQRVQVFKPKLDARYDETQVVSHSQLKLTSTPIDRAEEIFYHLSTDTQVVGIDEVQFFGKEVVQVCEALAGKGLRVICAGLDQDYQGRPFEPMPQLLAVAEYVTKELAICVVCGNPANRSQRLVSSGERVVVGASESYEARCRKCHVAEPTEATPPQTLKLFD, from the coding sequence TTGCACCAATTCCCCAAAGATATCGGGTGGATAGAGGTCATCTGCGGATCGATGTTCTCCGGCAAGACGGAGGAGTTGATCCGCCGCGTGAAGCGCGCCGTCTACGGCAAGCAGCGCGTCCAGGTCTTCAAACCGAAGCTCGATGCGCGCTACGACGAGACGCAGGTGGTGAGCCACTCGCAGCTCAAGCTCACCTCCACTCCCATCGATCGGGCTGAAGAAATTTTCTACCACCTGTCGACTGATACACAGGTAGTCGGTATCGACGAGGTACAGTTTTTCGGTAAAGAGGTGGTGCAGGTGTGCGAGGCGCTGGCGGGTAAGGGCCTGCGTGTCATCTGCGCGGGGCTGGACCAGGACTACCAGGGGCGTCCCTTCGAGCCGATGCCGCAGTTGTTGGCGGTGGCCGAGTACGTGACGAAGGAGCTCGCCATCTGTGTGGTGTGCGGCAACCCGGCCAACCGCTCGCAGCGGCTGGTGTCCAGCGGGGAGCGGGTGGTGGTGGGGGCCTCGGAGTCCTATGAGGCGCGGTGCCGCAAGTGCCATGTGGCCGAGCCCACCGAGGCGACGCCTCCGCAGACGCTCAAGCTGTTCGACTGA
- a CDS encoding uracil phosphoribosyltransferase gives MRDTLYANVPFRLNELSHRYGPQVHLIGNPFLLSQLATLCAKGTVQPQINRLVELLYADLVKMVINAEFPRKMAALPTRMVDSTPQGIFQGEVIDPNTRVVTVNIARAGTLPSQVTYDLMNVTMDPALVRQDHIIMSRMIDTEHTVVGSNIGGAKIGGDVDDAFVLFPDPMGATGGSLSTAISLYKTKVPGTPRRILTLNLIVTPEYLRRMTTEHPDVTIYALRLDRGLSPPEVFGTEPGTFWDKERGLDDRQYIVPGGGGFGEIMNNAYV, from the coding sequence ATGCGTGACACGCTGTATGCGAACGTCCCGTTCCGGCTGAACGAGCTGTCTCACCGGTATGGCCCGCAGGTACACCTGATAGGAAATCCGTTTCTCCTGTCGCAGCTGGCGACGCTGTGCGCCAAGGGCACGGTGCAGCCGCAGATCAACCGGCTGGTGGAGCTGCTCTACGCGGACCTGGTGAAGATGGTCATCAACGCGGAGTTCCCGCGGAAGATGGCCGCCCTGCCTACGCGCATGGTGGACTCGACGCCGCAGGGCATCTTCCAGGGCGAAGTGATTGACCCGAACACGCGCGTGGTGACGGTGAACATCGCCCGGGCGGGCACCCTGCCGTCGCAGGTGACGTATGACTTGATGAACGTGACGATGGATCCGGCGCTGGTGCGGCAGGACCACATCATCATGAGCCGGATGATCGACACGGAGCACACGGTGGTGGGCTCGAACATCGGCGGGGCGAAGATCGGCGGGGACGTGGATGACGCGTTCGTGCTGTTCCCGGATCCGATGGGCGCCACGGGCGGCAGCTTGTCGACGGCGATCTCGCTCTACAAGACGAAGGTGCCGGGCACGCCCCGGCGCATCCTCACGCTCAACCTCATCGTCACGCCGGAGTACCTGCGGCGGATGACGACGGAGCACCCGGACGTGACGATCTACGCGCTCCGGCTGGACCGAGGGCTGTCTCCGCCGGAGGTGTTCGGCACCGAGCCGGGCACGTTCTGGGACAAGGAGCGGGGCCTGGATGACCGGCAGTACATCGTCCCCGGTGGCGGCGGCTTCGGGGAGATCATGAACAACGCCTACGTGTAG